The Astyanax mexicanus isolate ESR-SI-001 chromosome 12, AstMex3_surface, whole genome shotgun sequence genome window below encodes:
- the zgc:110353 gene encoding arrestin domain-containing protein 3 isoform X1 — protein sequence MKLTIEYNAINERNTFSSGDTLTGQVIVEVSKKTTVKSLTIKAKGKANVLWSESYGKHSVAYWDSDKYFSQTEAIVPTDHDDGSFTLSPGINTFHFVIQLPPNDLPSSFKGKSGKVKYHLLAQLRRTLRAQSKAETEFTFISRRPDSLLPLARTPQHGAKDKDVGFFSSGNISMNIYLEKTGYQQGENLVIRGEIVNSSTKNIVPTYIIYQKQSFFASGKRSLHISHIVQEKEAALPSSSRLTVSKILTIPSGVTPTILNCRILKVEYRLKVILDVSFTKNPELKLPLVILPACDGAMAKVLETDEQL from the exons ATGAAGCTCACTATTGAGTACAATGCCATTAATGAGAGGAACACGTTCAGCAGTGGAGATACTCTGACAGGTCAGGTTATTGTTGAAGTGTCGAAGAAAACCACCGTTAAATCTCTCACCATCAAAGCGAAAGGAAAAGCTAACGTGCTGTGGTCGGAATCTTACGGGAAACACAGTGTGGCGTACTGGGATTCGGACAAATACTTCTCCCAGACTGAGGCCATCGTACCCACAGATCACGACGATG GCTCTTTCACTCTCAGTCCTGGGATAAATACATTCCATTTTGTGATTCAGCTTCCCCCAAA TGACTTGCCGTCATCTTTTAAAGGTAAAAGTGGTAAAGTTAAATACCATCTGTTGGCCCAgttaaggaggacgctgagggcGCAGAGTAAAGCAGAGACCGAGTTCACCTTCATTTCACGACGTCCGGATTCCCTTCTTCCTCTAGCCAGG ACTCCACAGCATGGTGCTAAAGATAAGGATGTTGGATTTTTCTCTTCTGGTAACATCTCAATGAACATTTATTTGGAGAAGACTGGTTACCAGCaag GTGAAAACTTAGTCATCAGAGGTGAAATCGTCAACAGCTCCACCAAAAATATCGTTCCCACATACATCATCTatcagaagcagagcttcttcgCTTCAGGAAAAAGAAGTCTACATATTTCACACATCGTGCAGGAGAAAGAAGCTGCTTTACCCTCCTCCAGCAGGCTAACCGTGTCGAAAATATTGACTATTCCCTCAGGAGTCACCCCCACCATCCTCAACTGCCGCATCCTCAAAGTGGAATACCGGCTGAAG GTGATCCTGGATGTGTCCTTCACTAAAAACCCAGAGCTAAAACTCCCGCTGGTCATCCTGCCTGCCTGTGATGGAGCCATGGCAAAGGTTCTGGAGACGGACGAGCAGCTCTAG
- the zgc:110353 gene encoding arrestin domain-containing protein 3 isoform X4 yields the protein MKLTIEYNAINERNTFSSGDTLTGQVIVEVSKKTTVKSLTIKAKGKANVLWSESDGEHSVTYWDSDKYFSQTEAIVPKDHDDGSFTLSPGRNTFPFVIQLPPNDLPSSFKGESGKVKYHLVAQLRRTLRAQSKAETEFTFVSRPDSLLPLARTPQHGAKDKDVVFFSSGNISMNIYLEKTGYQQGENLIIRGEIVNSSTKKIVPKYTIYQKQSFFASGKRRLHISNIVKEKEAALPSSSRLTVSKILTIPSGVTPTILNCRILKVEYRLKVILDVSFTKNPELKLPLVILPACDGAMAKALEAGEHL from the exons ATGAAGCTCACTATTGAGTACAATGCCATTAATGAGAGGAACACGTTCAGCAGTGGAGATACTCTGACAGGTCAAGTTATTGTTGAAGTGTCGAAGAAAACCACCGTTAAATCTCTCACCATCAAAGCAAAAGGAAAAGCTAACGTGCTGTGGTCGGAATCTGACGGGGAACACAGTGTGACGTACTGGGATTCGGATAAATACTTCTCCCAGACTGAGGCCATCGTACCCAAAGATCACGACGATG GCTCTTTCACACTCAGTCCTGGGAGAAATACATTCCCTTTTGTGATTCAGCTTCCCCCAAA TGACTTGCCGTCATCTTTTAAAGGTGAAAGTGGTAAAGTTAAATACCATCTGGTGGCCCAGTTAAGGAGGACGCTGAGAGCGCAGAGTAAAGCCGAGACCGAGTTCACCTTCGTTTCACGTCCTGATTCTCTTCTTCCTCTAGCCAGG ACACCACAGCATGGCGCTAAAGACAAGGATGTTGTATTTTTCTCCTCTGGTAACATCTCAATGAACATTTACTTGGAGAAGACTGGTTACCAGCAAG GTGAAAACTTAATCATCAGAGGTGAAATCGTCAACAGCTCCACCAAAAAGATTGTCCCCAAATACACCATCTatcagaagcagagcttcttcgCTTCAGGAAAAAGAAGACTACATATTTCAAACATCGTGAAGGAGAAAGAAGCTGCTTTACCCTCCTCCAGCAGGCTAACCGTGTCGAAAATATTGACTATTCCCTCAGGAGTCACCCCCACCATCCTCAACTGCCGCATCCTCAAAGTGGAATACCGGCTGAAG GTGATTCTGGATGTGTCCTTCACTAAAAACCCAGAATTAAAACTCCCGTTGGTCATCCTGCCTGCCTGTGATGGAGCCATGGCTAAGGCGCTGGAGGCGGGCGAGCATCTCTAG
- the zgc:110353 gene encoding arrestin domain-containing protein 3 isoform X3, whose amino-acid sequence MKLTIEYNAINERNTFSSGDTLTGQVIVEVSKKTTVKSLTIKAKGKANVLWSESDGEHSVTYWDSDKYFSQTEAIVPKDHDDGSFTLSPGINTFHFVIQLPPNDLPSSFKGKSGKVKYHLLAQLRRTLRAQSKAETEFTFISRRPDSLLPLARTPQHGAKDKDVGFFSSGNISMNIYLEKTGYQQGENLVIRGEIVNSSTKNIVPTYIIYQKQSFFASGKRSLHISHIVQEKEAALPSSSRLTVSKILTIPSGVTPTILNCRILKVEYRLKVILDVSFTKNPELKLPLVILPACDGAMAKVLETDEQL is encoded by the exons ATGAAGCTCACTATTGAGTACAATGCCATTAATGAGAGGAACACGTTCAGCAGTGGAGATACTCTGACAGGTCAAGTTATTGTTGAAGTGTCGAAGAAAACCACCGTTAAATCTCTCACCATCAAAGCAAAAGGAAAAGCTAACGTGCTGTGGTCGGAATCTGACGGGGAACACAGTGTGACGTACTGGGATTCGGATAAATACTTCTCCCAGACTGAGGCCATCGTACCCAAAGATCACGACGATG GCTCTTTCACTCTCAGTCCTGGGATAAATACATTCCATTTTGTGATTCAGCTTCCCCCAAA TGACTTGCCGTCATCTTTTAAAGGTAAAAGTGGTAAAGTTAAATACCATCTGTTGGCCCAgttaaggaggacgctgagggcGCAGAGTAAAGCAGAGACCGAGTTCACCTTCATTTCACGACGTCCGGATTCCCTTCTTCCTCTAGCCAGG ACTCCACAGCATGGTGCTAAAGATAAGGATGTTGGATTTTTCTCTTCTGGTAACATCTCAATGAACATTTATTTGGAGAAGACTGGTTACCAGCaag GTGAAAACTTAGTCATCAGAGGTGAAATCGTCAACAGCTCCACCAAAAATATCGTTCCCACATACATCATCTatcagaagcagagcttcttcgCTTCAGGAAAAAGAAGTCTACATATTTCACACATCGTGCAGGAGAAAGAAGCTGCTTTACCCTCCTCCAGCAGGCTAACCGTGTCGAAAATATTGACTATTCCCTCAGGAGTCACCCCCACCATCCTCAACTGCCGCATCCTCAAAGTGGAATACCGGCTGAAG GTGATCCTGGATGTGTCCTTCACTAAAAACCCAGAGCTAAAACTCCCGCTGGTCATCCTGCCTGCCTGTGATGGAGCCATGGCAAAGGTTCTGGAGACGGACGAGCAGCTCTAG
- the zgc:110353 gene encoding arrestin domain-containing protein 3 isoform X6 has protein sequence MKLTIEYNAINERNTFSSGDTLTGQVIVEVSKKTTVKSLTIKAKGKANVLWSESDGEHSVTYWDSDKYFSQTEAIVPKDHDDGSFTLSPGRNTFPFVIQLPPNDLPSSFKGESGKVKYHLVAQLRRTLRAQSKAETEFTFVSRPDSLLPLARTPQHGAKDKDVVFFSSGNISMNIYLEKTGYQQGENLIIRGEIVNSSTKKIVPKYTIYQKQSFFASGKRRLHISNIVKEKEAALPSSSRLTVSKILTIPSGVTPTILNCRILKVEYRLKVILDVSFTKNPELKLPLVILPACDGAMAKSLEAGEHL, from the exons ATGAAGCTCACTATTGAGTACAATGCCATTAATGAGAGGAACACGTTCAGCAGTGGAGATACTCTGACAGGTCAAGTTATTGTTGAAGTGTCGAAGAAAACCACCGTTAAATCTCTCACCATCAAAGCAAAAGGAAAAGCTAACGTGCTGTGGTCGGAATCTGACGGGGAACACAGTGTGACGTACTGGGATTCGGATAAATACTTCTCCCAGACTGAGGCCATCGTACCCAAAGATCACGACGATG GCTCTTTCACACTCAGTCCTGGGAGAAATACATTCCCTTTTGTGATTCAGCTTCCCCCAAA TGACTTGCCGTCATCTTTTAAAGGTGAAAGTGGTAAAGTTAAATACCATCTGGTGGCCCAGTTAAGGAGGACGCTGAGAGCGCAGAGTAAAGCCGAGACCGAGTTCACCTTCGTTTCACGTCCTGATTCTCTTCTTCCTCTAGCCAGG ACACCACAGCATGGCGCTAAAGACAAGGATGTTGTATTTTTCTCCTCTGGTAACATCTCAATGAACATTTACTTGGAGAAGACTGGTTACCAGCAAG GTGAAAACTTAATCATCAGAGGTGAAATCGTCAACAGCTCCACCAAAAAGATTGTCCCCAAATACACCATCTatcagaagcagagcttcttcgCTTCAGGAAAAAGAAGACTACATATTTCAAACATCGTGAAGGAGAAAGAAGCTGCTTTACCCTCCTCCAGCAGGCTAACCGTGTCGAAAATATTGACTATTCCCTCAGGAGTCACCCCCACCATCCTCAACTGCCGCATCCTCAAAGTGGAATACCGGCTGAAG GTGATCCTGGATGTGTCCTTCACTAAAAACCCAGAACTAAAACTCCCGCTGGTCATCCTGCCTGCCTGTGATGGAGCCATGGCTAAGTCGCTGGAGGCGGGCGAGCATCTCTAG
- the zgc:110353 gene encoding arrestin domain-containing protein 3 isoform X7, protein MKLTIEYNAINERNTFSSGDTLTGQVIVEVSKKTTVKSLTIKAKGKANVLWSESDGEHSVTYWDSDKYFSQTEAIVPKDHDDGSFTLSPGRNTFPFVIQLPPNDLPSSFKGESGKVKYHLVAQLRRTLRAQSKAETEFTFVSRPDSLLPLARTPQHGAKDKDVGFFSSGNISMNIYLEKTGYQQGENLIIRGEIVNSSTKKIVPKYTIYQKQSFFASGKRRLHISYIVKQKEAALSSISSLTVSKILTIPSGVTPTILNCRILKVEYRLKVILDVSFTKNPELKLPLVILPACDGAMAKVLETDEQL, encoded by the exons ATGAAGCTCACTATTGAGTACAATGCCATTAATGAGAGGAACACGTTCAGCAGTGGAGATACTCTGACAGGTCAAGTTATTGTTGAAGTGTCGAAGAAAACCACCGTTAAATCTCTCACCATCAAAGCAAAAGGAAAAGCTAACGTGCTGTGGTCGGAATCTGACGGGGAACACAGTGTGACGTACTGGGATTCGGATAAATACTTCTCCCAGACTGAGGCCATCGTACCCAAAGATCACGACGATG GCTCTTTCACACTCAGTCCTGGGAGAAATACATTCCCTTTTGTGATTCAGCTTCCCCCAAA TGACTTGCCGTCATCTTTTAAAGGTGAAAGTGGTAAAGTTAAATACCATCTGGTGGCCCAGTTAAGGAGGACGCTGAGAGCGCAGAGTAAAGCCGAGACCGAGTTCACCTTCGTTTCACGTCCTGATTCTCTTCTTCCTCTAGCCAGG ACTCCACAGCATGGTGCTAAAGATAAGGATGTTGGATTTTTCTCTTCTGGTAACATCTCAATGAACATTTATTTGGAGAAGACTGGTTACCAGCaag GTGAAAACCTAATCATCAGAGGTGAAATCGTCAACAGCTCCACCAAAAAGATTGTCCCCAAATACACCATCTatcagaagcagagcttcttcgCTTCAGGAAAAAGAAGACTACATATTTCATACATCGTGAAGCAGAAAGAAGCTGCTTTATCCTCTATCAGCAGCCTAACCGTGTCGAAAATATTGACTATTCCCTCAGGAGTCACCCCCACCATCCTCAACTGCCGCATCCTCAAAGTGGAATACCGGCTGAAG GTGATCCTGGATGTGTCCTTCACTAAAAACCCAGAGCTAAAACTCCCGCTGGTCATCCTGCCTGCCTGTGATGGAGCCATGGCAAAGGTTCTGGAGACGGACGAGCAGCTCTAG
- the zgc:110353 gene encoding arrestin domain-containing protein 3 isoform X2, translating into MKLTIEYNAINERNTFSSGDTLTGQVIVEVSKKTTVKSLTIKAKGKANVLWSESYGKHSVAYWDSDKYFSQTEAIVPTDHDDGSFTLSPGINTFHFVIQLPPNDLPSSFKGKSGKVKYHLLAQLRRTLRAQSKAETEFTFISRRPDSLLPLARTPQHGAKDKDVGFFSSGNISMNIYLEKTGYQQGENLVIRGEIVNSSTKNIVPTYIIYQKQSFFASGKRSLHISHIVQEKEAALPSSSRLTVSKILTIPSGVTPTILNCRILKVEYRLKVILDVSFTKNPELKLPLVILPACDGAMAKVLETDEQL; encoded by the exons ATGAAGCTCACTATTGAGTACAATGCCATTAATGAGAGGAACACGTTCAGCAGTGGAGATACTCTGACAGGTCAA GTTATTGTTGAAGTGTCGAAGAAAACCACCGTTAAATCTCTCACCATCAAAGCGAAAGGAAAAGCTAACGTGCTGTGGTCGGAATCTTACGGGAAACACAGTGTGGCGTACTGGGATTCGGACAAATACTTCTCCCAGACTGAGGCCATCGTACCCACAGATCACGACGATG GCTCTTTCACTCTCAGTCCTGGGATAAATACATTCCATTTTGTGATTCAGCTTCCCCCAAA TGACTTGCCGTCATCTTTTAAAGGTAAAAGTGGTAAAGTTAAATACCATCTGTTGGCCCAgttaaggaggacgctgagggcGCAGAGTAAAGCAGAGACCGAGTTCACCTTCATTTCACGACGTCCGGATTCCCTTCTTCCTCTAGCCAGG ACTCCACAGCATGGTGCTAAAGATAAGGATGTTGGATTTTTCTCTTCTGGTAACATCTCAATGAACATTTATTTGGAGAAGACTGGTTACCAGCaag GTGAAAACTTAGTCATCAGAGGTGAAATCGTCAACAGCTCCACCAAAAATATCGTTCCCACATACATCATCTatcagaagcagagcttcttcgCTTCAGGAAAAAGAAGTCTACATATTTCACACATCGTGCAGGAGAAAGAAGCTGCTTTACCCTCCTCCAGCAGGCTAACCGTGTCGAAAATATTGACTATTCCCTCAGGAGTCACCCCCACCATCCTCAACTGCCGCATCCTCAAAGTGGAATACCGGCTGAAG GTGATCCTGGATGTGTCCTTCACTAAAAACCCAGAGCTAAAACTCCCGCTGGTCATCCTGCCTGCCTGTGATGGAGCCATGGCAAAGGTTCTGGAGACGGACGAGCAGCTCTAG
- the zgc:110353 gene encoding arrestin domain-containing protein 3 isoform X5, with translation MKLTIEYNAINERNTFSSGDTLTGQVIVEVSKKTTVKSLTIKAKGKANVLWSESDGEHSVTYWDSDKYFSQTEAIVPKDHDDGSFTLSPGRNTFPFVIQLPPNDLPSSFKGESGKVKYHLVAQLRRTLRAQSKAETEFTFVSRPDSLLPLARTPQHGAKDKDVVFFSSGNISMNIYLEKTGYQQGENLIIRGEIVNSSTKKIVPKYTIYQKQSFFASGKRRLHISNIVKEKEAALPSSSRLTVSKILTIPSGVTPTILNCRILKVEYRLKVILDVSFTKNPELKLPLVILPACDGAMAKVLETDEQL, from the exons ATGAAGCTCACTATTGAGTACAATGCCATTAATGAGAGGAACACGTTCAGCAGTGGAGATACTCTGACAGGTCAAGTTATTGTTGAAGTGTCGAAGAAAACCACCGTTAAATCTCTCACCATCAAAGCAAAAGGAAAAGCTAACGTGCTGTGGTCGGAATCTGACGGGGAACACAGTGTGACGTACTGGGATTCGGATAAATACTTCTCCCAGACTGAGGCCATCGTACCCAAAGATCACGACGATG GCTCTTTCACACTCAGTCCTGGGAGAAATACATTCCCTTTTGTGATTCAGCTTCCCCCAAA TGACTTGCCGTCATCTTTTAAAGGTGAAAGTGGTAAAGTTAAATACCATCTGGTGGCCCAGTTAAGGAGGACGCTGAGAGCGCAGAGTAAAGCCGAGACCGAGTTCACCTTCGTTTCACGTCCTGATTCTCTTCTTCCTCTAGCCAGG ACACCACAGCATGGCGCTAAAGACAAGGATGTTGTATTTTTCTCCTCTGGTAACATCTCAATGAACATTTACTTGGAGAAGACTGGTTACCAGCAAG GTGAAAACTTAATCATCAGAGGTGAAATCGTCAACAGCTCCACCAAAAAGATTGTCCCCAAATACACCATCTatcagaagcagagcttcttcgCTTCAGGAAAAAGAAGACTACATATTTCAAACATCGTGAAGGAGAAAGAAGCTGCTTTACCCTCCTCCAGCAGGCTAACCGTGTCGAAAATATTGACTATTCCCTCAGGAGTCACCCCCACCATCCTCAACTGCCGCATCCTCAAAGTGGAATACCGGCTGAAG GTGATCCTGGATGTGTCCTTCACTAAAAACCCAGAGCTAAAACTCCCGCTGGTCATCCTGCCTGCCTGTGATGGAGCCATGGCAAAGGTTCTGGAGACGGACGAGCAGCTCTAG
- the zgc:110353 gene encoding arrestin domain-containing protein 3 isoform X8, whose amino-acid sequence MKLTIEYNAINERNTFSSGDTLTGQVIVEVSKKTTVKSLTIKAKGKANVLWSESDGEHSVTYWDSDKYFSQTEAIVPKDHDDGSFTLSPGRNTFPFVIQLPPNDLPSSFKGESGKVKYHLVAQLRRTLRAQSKAETEFTFVSRPDSLLPLARTPQHGAKDKDVGFFSSGNISMNIYLEKTGYQQGENLIIRGEIVNSSTKKIVPKYTIYQKQSFFASGKRRLHISYIVKQKEAALSSISSLTVSKILTIPSGVTPTILNCRILKVEYRLKVILDVSFTKNPELKLPLVILPACDGAMAKSLEAGEHL is encoded by the exons ATGAAGCTCACTATTGAGTACAATGCCATTAATGAGAGGAACACGTTCAGCAGTGGAGATACTCTGACAGGTCAAGTTATTGTTGAAGTGTCGAAGAAAACCACCGTTAAATCTCTCACCATCAAAGCAAAAGGAAAAGCTAACGTGCTGTGGTCGGAATCTGACGGGGAACACAGTGTGACGTACTGGGATTCGGATAAATACTTCTCCCAGACTGAGGCCATCGTACCCAAAGATCACGACGATG GCTCTTTCACACTCAGTCCTGGGAGAAATACATTCCCTTTTGTGATTCAGCTTCCCCCAAA TGACTTGCCGTCATCTTTTAAAGGTGAAAGTGGTAAAGTTAAATACCATCTGGTGGCCCAGTTAAGGAGGACGCTGAGAGCGCAGAGTAAAGCCGAGACCGAGTTCACCTTCGTTTCACGTCCTGATTCTCTTCTTCCTCTAGCCAGG ACTCCACAGCATGGTGCTAAAGATAAGGATGTTGGATTTTTCTCTTCTGGTAACATCTCAATGAACATTTATTTGGAGAAGACTGGTTACCAGCaag GTGAAAACCTAATCATCAGAGGTGAAATCGTCAACAGCTCCACCAAAAAGATTGTCCCCAAATACACCATCTatcagaagcagagcttcttcgCTTCAGGAAAAAGAAGACTACATATTTCATACATCGTGAAGCAGAAAGAAGCTGCTTTATCCTCTATCAGCAGCCTAACCGTGTCGAAAATATTGACTATTCCCTCAGGAGTCACCCCCACCATCCTCAACTGCCGCATCCTCAAAGTGGAATACCGGCTGAAG GTGATCCTGGATGTGTCCTTCACTAAAAACCCAGAACTAAAACTCCCGCTGGTCATCCTGCCTGCCTGTGATGGAGCCATGGCTAAGTCGCTGGAGGCGGGCGAGCATCTCTAG